The genomic segment ACCTGAGGACCCATTAGCCCGACATTACACAGCAGGCGCTTCACAGGGCGATGGTGGTAGTTACACAGCTGCAGTTTGTCGTCCATAAGGTAACGAGTAAGAATGTACACGCCATCCTTTTCGACACGATCAAACGGAGCAAAGCGAGTATCCCACGGCTCCACCCGCTTTGTAGAACTAAAGTCTACGTATGCACGGAGACTGTCAGCCAAAACGCGGTGGCGGTCGAGAAGGTACTCGTCTCGCCACTTCTGTGCCTTCTCATGAAATCCGGGTCCAACTTTCGGACGCTTCTTCGGCTTCGCCCAAAAGCGCTTCTGACAGATTAAACTACCACAAAATGGGGCCGTGCGACCGCGCAGATCGGCGTTGCTAACAAAACTGCGGCTCATGGCCCCTTGGTAGCGTCGTTACACGACGTAACCCCCTTTAGGAGACAAAGAGATAAGAGACACACaagacaccagcagcaaggaaaagaaggtAAGCCAACAAAGCGTGCAaatcctgctgctgctccgaaacgacgacagcaacaacaaaaagctGCAGTGAAACGCCACGGTGTGGCTGCCCTCCGTGGCCCGTGACATTAAGTTGTGTATACGTATTTGTGTTGATGTAAGTAGAGCCGCGAGTCGCCGCCGAAAAATGCCAACATGTCCCACAGAGGCGTGTGAAGAGGACAAAACAATTCAAATGCCAAAAAAGagggacagcagcagtgggtgCCGAGGGCATGAAGACCTCACGGGAGGAGGGTAGGCAAAGGCGCTACAGGCGCCACAAacgggcacacacgcacatacatgcacaAAGGTAAAGAAACAGCGCAGTGGTAAAGCATTCATTCCCTATGGAGAGCTTATTCTCCCAGGTAGGGAATCTAGCACCTTCAATTGATGCTGCCAATGTATACTGGCGTgagcgaaaagaggaggagcctGCCCCACGCGCCGAGATGCCTAAGGAGAGAAGCGTCTGTTTTACTCGTCAAAGTGTCATTG from the Leishmania panamensis strain MHOM/PA/94/PSC-1 chromosome 28 sequence genome contains:
- a CDS encoding hypothetical protein (TriTrypDB/GeneDB-style sysID: LpmP.28.3140) encodes the protein MSRSFVSNADLRGRTAPFCGSLICQKRFWAKPKKRPKVGPGFHEKAQKWRDEYLLDRHRVLADSLRAYVDFSSTKRVEPWDTRFAPFDRVEKDGVYILTRYLMDDKLQLCNYHHRPVKRLLCNVGLMGPQVTMTARWKPYRFATNPANTTRAERTFTKDKTVFTGYHHD